Proteins from a single region of Enoplosus armatus isolate fEnoArm2 chromosome 6, fEnoArm2.hap1, whole genome shotgun sequence:
- the LOC139286290 gene encoding LHFPL tetraspan subfamily member 3 protein-like, translated as MIPGSAASMLPSAEAAKLYQTNYVRNSRVIGLLWAIFTILFGIVNVTIFSQPYWIGDGVDTPQAGYFGLFHYCVGDGIARELACQGSFTEFSAIPSSAFKAASFFIGMSMMLVVTCIGCFSLFFLLSTSTVYKICGWMQAASGVCLVLGCMIYPDGWDSDEVRRMCGEQTDKYSLGACSVRWAYILAIMGILDALILSFLAFVLGNRQDGLMTEELLAESKGENREATPNQIFRFLNVHVSVFMK; from the exons ATGATACCTGGATCTGCCGCATCAATGCTACCATCTGCAGAAGCTGCGAAATTGTACCAGACCAATTACGTCCGCAACTCCCGTGTCATCGGACTTTTATGGGCCATCTTCACTATCCTGTTCGGTATTGTTAACGTGACCATCTTCTCACAGCCCTATTGGATTGGGGATGGCGTGGATACGCCGCAGGCCGGCTACTTCGGCCTTTTTCACTATTGCGTCGGAGACGGGATCGCCAGAGAGCTGGCCTGCCAGGGTAGCTTCACCGAGTTCTCCGCTATCCCCTCCAGTGCGTTCAAGGCCGCCTCCTTCTTCATTGGAATGTCCATGATGCTGGTGGTCACCTGCATCGGCTGCTTCagtctcttcttcctcctcagcacCTCCACCGTGTACAAGATCTGTGGCTGGATGCAAGCAGCATCAG GTGTCTGTCTGGTGCTCGGTTGTATGATCTATCCGGATGGTTGGGACAGTGACGAGGTCCGGCGGATGTGCGGAGAGCAGACGGACAAATACAGCCTGGGGGCCTGCTCGGTGCGTTGGGCCTACATCTTGGCTATTATGGGAATCCTGGACgctctcatcctctctttcctgGCCTTTGTCCTGGGGAACCGGCAGGACGGACTCATGACAGAAGAGCTTCTGGCTGAGAGCAAGGGTGAGAAT AGGGAGGCAACGCCTAACCAAATCTTTAG gTTCCTAAATGTCCACGTGTCTGTCTTCATGAAGTAG